Proteins from one Pyrobaculum neutrophilum V24Sta genomic window:
- a CDS encoding NifB/NifX family molybdenum-iron cluster-binding protein yields MRVLIPVEENKGLQSPISDEFGEAPFFLVVDGDRVEGYKNEEVITGRGHRWEEILKLKPDVVVTREIGRPAFYAFKAKGVKIYLAEGATVAEALDKLRRGELREFPPELAHEPRHRH; encoded by the coding sequence ATGAGGGTGTTGATCCCGGTGGAGGAAAACAAGGGGCTACAGTCCCCCATCTCGGACGAGTTTGGGGAGGCGCCGTTTTTCCTAGTGGTAGACGGCGATAGAGTTGAGGGCTATAAAAACGAGGAGGTGATCACGGGGCGTGGACACAGGTGGGAGGAGATCCTCAAGCTCAAGCCCGACGTTGTGGTCACCAGGGAGATAGGTAGGCCTGCCTTCTACGCCTTTAAGGCGAAGGGGGTCAAGATTTACCTAGCGGAGGGCGCCACCGTCGCCGAGGCGCTGGACAAGCTCAGGAGGGGCGAGCTTAGGGAGTTCCCGCCTGAGCTGGCCCACGAACCTAGGCACCGCCACTGA
- a CDS encoding 4Fe-4S binding protein has protein sequence MTLPKATELPIGAVIPEPGSTRRNTTAGWRTLRPVINDERCVRCQLCWLYCPEGTIVEKKGVFKVGGRTYDVRYEINYDYCKGCGICANECPTKAIEMVPETP, from the coding sequence ATGACGCTCCCCAAGGCCACGGAGCTCCCCATCGGGGCTGTAATACCGGAGCCAGGCTCGACGAGGAGAAACACGACAGCCGGCTGGAGAACCCTAAGGCCTGTGATAAACGACGAGAGGTGCGTCAGATGCCAGCTCTGCTGGCTCTACTGCCCAGAGGGCACCATCGTGGAGAAAAAAGGCGTGTTTAAAGTAGGCGGTAGGACATACGACGTGAGGTACGAGATAAACTACGACTACTGCAAGGGCTGCGGCATATGCGCGAACGAGTGCCCCACGAAGGCGATAGAGATGGTGCCGGAGACCCCATGA
- a CDS encoding pyruvate flavodoxin/ferredoxin oxidoreductase, with the protein MMVQKTKQVEALTSNYAAAYAVKAVDVDVIAVYPITPQTTIIEKLSEFIANGELNAEIIHVESEHSALSAVVGASATGARVFTATSSQGLEFAHEVLHIASGFRLPIVMAVPGRALSAPISIHGDYSDVMNARDTGWVIYIAATAQEVYDTVIQAYKLAESVLLPVMVAYDGFLMSHTMEPVELNDEEEVRSFVPRAARPYTLNPRRPVTMGPLASPDWYYELKYQQVLALREAYKAAAEVDAQYGRRFGRRYGLVEGYRMEDADYAIVVYGGAAYGNAREAADRAREAGIAAGVVRVRLYRPFPTEEVLKALEGVKAFAVVDRAIMFGSPAEGPLYKDIATAMYIHGVDKPALNVIHGIGQRPIYVEDMYKIYAALRENPRRGVVFMGVRI; encoded by the coding sequence ATGATGGTGCAGAAGACGAAGCAGGTTGAGGCGTTGACCAGCAACTACGCTGCGGCTTACGCGGTTAAGGCGGTAGATGTGGACGTGATAGCGGTTTACCCAATTACCCCCCAGACGACGATTATCGAGAAGCTTTCGGAGTTTATCGCCAACGGGGAGCTCAACGCCGAGATTATACATGTGGAGTCGGAGCATTCGGCGCTATCGGCGGTGGTGGGGGCCTCGGCCACGGGGGCGAGGGTCTTCACAGCGACGTCAAGCCAGGGGCTTGAGTTCGCCCACGAGGTGCTCCACATAGCCAGCGGTTTTAGGCTACCCATCGTTATGGCTGTGCCTGGGAGAGCCCTCTCCGCGCCGATAAGCATACACGGCGACTACAGCGACGTAATGAACGCAAGGGATACGGGGTGGGTCATATACATAGCCGCCACGGCCCAGGAGGTGTACGACACGGTGATACAGGCGTATAAACTCGCAGAGTCCGTGCTGTTGCCCGTCATGGTGGCTTACGACGGCTTCCTCATGAGCCACACCATGGAGCCGGTGGAGCTAAACGACGAAGAGGAGGTGAGGAGCTTCGTCCCCCGCGCCGCGAGGCCCTACACACTCAACCCGAGGCGCCCGGTGACGATGGGCCCCCTGGCCTCGCCCGATTGGTACTACGAGCTTAAGTACCAGCAGGTCCTGGCCCTCAGGGAGGCCTACAAGGCCGCGGCCGAGGTGGACGCCCAGTACGGGAGAAGGTTCGGCCGTAGATACGGCCTCGTCGAGGGCTACAGGATGGAGGACGCCGACTACGCCATAGTCGTCTACGGGGGTGCGGCGTATGGAAACGCGAGGGAGGCCGCCGATAGAGCTAGAGAGGCCGGTATAGCCGCGGGGGTGGTGAGGGTGAGGCTGTACCGCCCCTTCCCAACGGAGGAGGTGTTAAAGGCGCTGGAGGGCGTGAAGGCCTTCGCCGTGGTAGACAGGGCGATCATGTTCGGGAGCCCCGCGGAGGGGCCGCTGTATAAGGACATAGCCACGGCGATGTATATACACGGCGTAGATAAACCAGCGTTGAACGTGATCCACGGAATTGGGCAACGCCCAATATACGTGGAGGATATGTACAAGATATACGCCGCGCTGAGGGAGAACCCCAGGCGGGGGGTGGTCTTCATGGGGGTGAGGATATGA
- a CDS encoding DUF3536 domain-containing protein → MIVLHLHLYQPERADPWLEVIFPEPSASPYRHWNERVSYECYEPNAELGNYRWVSFDVGPTLLSWLRQNKPLVYMALLEADKAGAERWGHGNALAHPYYHVILPLLPRRDRDVLIYWGVEYFKRHFRRSPEGMWLPEMAVDLETLEVLVDNGISYTVLTQSQVKGGRPGGPYKVVLPSGRSIAVFVRDEALSNALAFGGFGRFMEMLGGSREAIIALDGETFGHHIKGAERDLAQFIARRGDEMANLGKLYEGGYRGEVEIVEKTSWSCPHGLGRWSRDCGCDGPAPWREALRKLVDWVGEVVDKAFEERLGGRGWELLRRYIDVILGGDNSGYGVEELRLLEAERAKLAANTSDAWFFARVGIEFGIAVKWALRAVELLGDAALMEQFMRRLGEIPIDGETALAYCPRIRGPLVAAAMYISLSMSGRPPERVGPYVFRHINDEFEIVDTRTREVFRFRHDLLWSRQGFPS, encoded by the coding sequence GTGATTGTGCTCCACTTACATCTGTATCAGCCGGAGAGGGCGGATCCGTGGCTCGAGGTGATTTTCCCGGAGCCCTCTGCCTCGCCTTATAGGCACTGGAACGAGCGGGTGTCTTACGAGTGCTATGAGCCAAACGCCGAGTTGGGCAACTACAGGTGGGTTAGCTTCGACGTGGGGCCAACCCTGCTGAGTTGGCTTAGGCAGAACAAGCCGCTTGTCTACATGGCTCTTCTCGAGGCAGACAAGGCGGGGGCCGAGCGGTGGGGCCACGGAAACGCGCTTGCGCATCCCTACTACCACGTCATCCTCCCGCTCCTCCCCAGGCGTGATCGGGATGTGCTGATCTACTGGGGGGTGGAGTACTTCAAGAGGCACTTCAGGAGGAGCCCCGAGGGCATGTGGCTACCTGAGATGGCGGTGGATCTCGAAACGCTTGAGGTGTTGGTCGACAACGGCATCTCCTACACGGTGCTTACGCAGAGCCAGGTGAAGGGCGGGAGGCCGGGCGGCCCCTATAAGGTGGTTCTGCCGAGCGGGAGGAGCATCGCGGTTTTTGTAAGAGACGAGGCGCTTTCCAACGCGCTGGCCTTCGGCGGCTTCGGCAGATTCATGGAGATGCTGGGCGGGTCCAGGGAGGCCATAATCGCTCTAGACGGCGAGACCTTCGGCCACCACATCAAGGGCGCGGAGAGGGACCTAGCCCAGTTCATAGCGAGGAGGGGGGATGAAATGGCGAACCTCGGGAAGCTCTACGAGGGGGGCTACCGCGGCGAGGTGGAGATAGTGGAGAAGACGTCGTGGAGCTGCCCCCACGGCTTGGGCCGGTGGAGTAGAGACTGCGGTTGCGACGGCCCAGCCCCGTGGAGGGAGGCGCTGAGGAAGCTGGTGGACTGGGTGGGCGAGGTCGTCGACAAGGCGTTCGAGGAGAGGTTGGGAGGGAGGGGATGGGAGTTGCTGAGGAGGTACATAGACGTCATCCTAGGCGGGGACAACTCGGGGTACGGAGTGGAGGAGCTAAGACTCCTCGAGGCGGAGAGGGCTAAGCTCGCGGCTAACACAAGCGACGCATGGTTCTTCGCCAGAGTAGGCATCGAGTTCGGGATAGCGGTAAAGTGGGCGTTGCGGGCGGTGGAGCTACTAGGCGACGCGGCGCTCATGGAGCAGTTCATGAGGCGCCTCGGCGAAATCCCGATAGATGGCGAGACGGCGCTAGCCTACTGTCCCAGGATCAGAGGGCCTCTGGTCGCCGCCGCCATGTACATCTCCCTGTCGATGTCTGGGCGGCCGCCGGAGAGGGTCGGCCCCTACGTCTTTAGACATATAAACGACGAGTTCGAAATAGTCGACACGAGAACCAGGGAAGTCTTCCGCTTCCGCCACGACCTGCTCTGGAGCCGACAAGGCTTCCCAAGCTAA
- a CDS encoding aldehyde ferredoxin oxidoreductase N-terminal domain-containing protein yields the protein MEVLEIDVGKKRAQRRSVAAGGPLEAALRIHSERETWRLDPLSPECPVVIGYGPFVGGRLYGVHRLIFVFKSPQTKTLHVSALGGAAYKAMGASVQAISIVGKAERPTAILVAAGRVEFADVEPGDAYQTIKQLYARHRDFFVQNDARALAVGPAAYTTYSGAVVSVDLSKTGEPKPGAEDFAARGGPGTALAQGHNVAALAIGGPKTPLYRQIADGEAIDRIFLQKFGKRYIEVVNEKTVKYRFDQKLGTGGTFGVNYVHYRDLLPLFGYKSIYMSREERIKHADLILELFWRPFQREVFEKSKSWYNCGEPCPVVCKKVWHGKKVDYESFHAAGPFIGNYIFEEAVPLVDMVDRLGLDAIEAGHLIAWLFDAVYVGLLKPEEVGIDDKPAFDPRSFNPTEDSRRNARLAAKLLENLVNNTTEVLTLVAKHGIRRAARELEKKLRDRVLATGHRFRDLAVYAAYGAEGYMTPNFYWAPGLVAPMYIQGRYWTNYNPTFMAPEDFAKSSYERAVAEAYIDNAGICRFHRGWAEPVLKELYKLVGLDPPTPEIYRGFAQYAKLAGAEPMPWESKRARDLVSTLARELGSREWSFQDYDDYYEWWIRFKEALDKLVSGGA from the coding sequence GTGGAAGTACTCGAAATCGACGTGGGCAAGAAAAGAGCTCAGCGGAGGAGCGTAGCCGCCGGGGGGCCCTTGGAGGCGGCCCTCCGCATACATAGCGAACGGGAGACCTGGCGCCTAGACCCGCTGTCGCCCGAGTGTCCAGTCGTCATAGGTTATGGGCCCTTCGTCGGCGGGAGGCTGTACGGGGTCCACCGGCTGATCTTCGTCTTCAAAAGCCCTCAGACGAAGACCCTACACGTGTCCGCTCTAGGCGGCGCCGCCTATAAGGCGATGGGGGCCTCTGTACAAGCCATCTCCATAGTGGGGAAGGCCGAGAGGCCGACGGCCATCCTCGTGGCGGCTGGACGGGTCGAGTTCGCCGACGTAGAGCCGGGAGACGCGTACCAGACCATAAAGCAGCTCTACGCCAGACACAGAGACTTCTTTGTGCAAAACGACGCCAGAGCCCTCGCCGTTGGGCCCGCCGCCTACACCACCTACAGCGGCGCCGTGGTGTCTGTGGATCTATCGAAGACGGGGGAGCCCAAGCCCGGCGCCGAAGACTTCGCCGCTAGAGGAGGCCCGGGGACCGCCCTCGCCCAGGGGCACAACGTGGCGGCCTTGGCCATAGGCGGCCCCAAAACCCCGCTCTACCGGCAGATAGCGGACGGGGAGGCCATAGACAGGATATTCCTCCAGAAATTCGGCAAACGCTACATAGAGGTGGTGAACGAAAAAACCGTTAAATATAGATTCGACCAGAAGCTGGGGACGGGAGGGACCTTCGGCGTGAACTACGTACACTACCGCGACCTCCTCCCCCTCTTCGGCTACAAATCGATATACATGTCCAGGGAGGAGAGGATAAAACACGCCGACTTAATCCTGGAGCTGTTCTGGAGGCCCTTCCAGAGGGAGGTGTTTGAAAAATCGAAAAGTTGGTACAACTGCGGGGAGCCCTGCCCCGTCGTCTGTAAAAAGGTGTGGCACGGCAAGAAGGTGGACTACGAGTCCTTCCACGCGGCCGGCCCCTTCATAGGCAACTACATATTCGAGGAGGCGGTCCCCCTAGTCGATATGGTAGACAGGCTTGGACTAGACGCCATAGAGGCCGGCCACCTAATCGCCTGGCTCTTCGACGCAGTCTACGTAGGGCTTCTAAAGCCGGAGGAGGTGGGCATAGACGATAAGCCCGCCTTCGACCCGCGGAGCTTCAACCCCACCGAGGACTCCAGAAGAAACGCGCGGCTGGCGGCGAAGCTCCTGGAAAACCTCGTAAACAACACGACGGAGGTCCTAACGCTCGTCGCAAAGCACGGAATCAGGAGAGCCGCGCGGGAGCTGGAGAAGAAACTCCGCGACAGGGTCCTCGCCACGGGGCACAGATTTAGAGACCTCGCGGTATATGCGGCGTACGGCGCCGAGGGCTATATGACCCCCAACTTCTACTGGGCGCCTGGCTTGGTGGCGCCGATGTATATACAGGGCCGCTACTGGACCAACTACAACCCCACCTTCATGGCGCCTGAGGACTTCGCGAAGTCGTCCTACGAGAGGGCGGTGGCCGAGGCCTACATCGACAACGCCGGGATATGTAGATTCCACCGCGGGTGGGCAGAGCCCGTGTTGAAAGAGCTGTATAAGCTCGTGGGTCTCGACCCCCCGACCCCCGAGATCTACAGAGGCTTCGCCCAGTACGCTAAGCTGGCGGGGGCCGAGCCCATGCCCTGGGAGAGCAAAAGGGCAAGGGACCTCGTCTCCACGCTGGCGAGGGAGCTGGGCTCAAGGGAGTGGAGCTTCCAGGACTACGACGACTACTACGAGTGGTGGATCAGGTTCAAGGAGGCGCTGGACAAGCTCGTCAGTGGCGGTGCCTAG
- a CDS encoding CBS domain-containing protein gives MRLRELVRDSVVSCYVDEPVECAVAKMYAANVGSVVVLERDGRPAGIITERDVVRLVAQEVDLRTPLGQVARRELVTASPDESVLSAAVKMVEHNIRHMPVVEGGRVVGVISIRDVLRALLTSEAFP, from the coding sequence GTGAGACTTAGGGAGCTCGTTAGGGATTCTGTGGTTTCTTGCTACGTGGACGAGCCCGTGGAGTGCGCCGTCGCAAAGATGTATGCGGCTAATGTGGGAAGCGTCGTGGTGCTTGAGAGAGATGGTAGACCGGCGGGGATAATAACGGAGCGCGACGTGGTGAGGCTGGTGGCGCAGGAGGTGGACTTGAGAACCCCTCTGGGCCAGGTGGCGCGGAGGGAGTTGGTCACAGCGTCGCCCGACGAGTCTGTGCTGTCTGCGGCTGTGAAGATGGTCGAGCACAACATACGGCATATGCCTGTGGTGGAGGGCGGCAGGGTGGTGGGCGTCATCAGCATTAGGGACGTGCTGAGGGCTCTCCTCACCAGCGAGGCTTTTCCTTAA
- the rpiA gene encoding ribose 5-phosphate isomerase A, which yields MGKALVAREAVKYIKSGMVVGLGSGTTAREFIKALGELGPRDVALVATSVDSELLAVEVGLGDRLRPLWAVDRIDIAVDGADEVTEEKILLKGRGGALLREKVVDYMAERFLVLIEEHKLVQHIPARNPIPIEVVPWAWRSVARAVEAKFGGTAKLRQDGAKLGPALTDNGNYLLDWTPPGPVEPSLEEELKLIPGVVENGIFSKRRDATVLVARGDGTLKVL from the coding sequence ATGGGCAAGGCCTTGGTGGCGAGAGAGGCTGTGAAATACATTAAGAGCGGCATGGTGGTGGGGCTCGGCTCTGGCACAACCGCCCGCGAGTTCATCAAGGCGCTTGGGGAGCTGGGCCCTAGAGATGTGGCCCTCGTGGCCACGTCTGTCGACAGCGAGTTGCTCGCGGTGGAGGTGGGGCTTGGGGATAGGCTGAGGCCTCTTTGGGCTGTAGACCGCATAGACATCGCCGTCGACGGCGCCGACGAGGTGACGGAGGAAAAGATTCTGCTGAAGGGGAGGGGGGGCGCGTTGCTGAGGGAGAAGGTGGTGGACTACATGGCCGAGAGGTTTCTAGTTCTGATAGAGGAGCACAAGCTTGTGCAACATATACCGGCCCGCAACCCCATCCCAATAGAGGTCGTGCCTTGGGCATGGCGCAGCGTGGCTCGGGCCGTCGAGGCGAAATTCGGAGGCACGGCGAAGCTAAGGCAAGACGGCGCCAAGCTGGGCCCCGCCTTGACGGACAACGGCAACTACCTACTGGACTGGACCCCGCCGGGGCCTGTGGAGCCCTCCCTAGAGGAGGAGCTGAAGCTGATACCCGGGGTGGTGGAAAACGGCATATTTTCAAAACGGCGCGACGCAACGGTATTGGTGGCAAGAGGAGACGGCACGTTGAAGGTTCTCTAG
- a CDS encoding thiamine pyrophosphate-dependent enzyme, with protein sequence MKIYYKTLRDLPREELFAPGHRMCAGCGAALAMRWITKTVGPNAVVVNATGCVEVTTTPYPETAWMHPYLHVAFENSAAAASGVEAAIRALRRKGLWDAGDTKVVVIAGDGGTYDIGLQSLSGMLERRHRVLYILYDNEAYMNTGIQRSGATPKFAWTTTTPVGMAVRGKIQWKKDIMGIVTAHRPPYAATASVSYVLDMVNKIKTALDYAEEGPTFLHILAPCVPGWRYPENKTVEVARLAVETGYFPLYEWDHGRFILNPPSNAHLDRSRRRPLKDYLRLQGRFAHLTDEEIAELEKELDAYWQYLAKLAQAFGPRA encoded by the coding sequence ATGAAGATCTACTACAAGACGCTGAGGGACCTCCCGCGCGAGGAGCTCTTCGCCCCAGGCCACAGGATGTGCGCGGGGTGCGGCGCGGCCCTCGCCATGAGGTGGATAACGAAGACCGTGGGCCCAAACGCCGTTGTGGTAAACGCCACCGGCTGCGTGGAGGTGACCACCACGCCCTATCCTGAGACGGCGTGGATGCACCCATACCTACACGTGGCGTTTGAAAACTCAGCCGCTGCCGCCTCCGGGGTAGAAGCCGCCATAAGGGCGTTGAGGAGGAAGGGCCTCTGGGACGCAGGCGATACTAAGGTGGTCGTCATCGCCGGCGACGGCGGCACCTACGACATTGGGCTACAGTCCCTAAGCGGCATGCTGGAGAGAAGACACCGCGTCTTGTACATACTCTACGACAACGAGGCCTACATGAACACCGGCATACAGAGGAGCGGGGCAACCCCCAAGTTCGCGTGGACCACCACGACCCCCGTCGGCATGGCGGTAAGAGGCAAGATACAGTGGAAGAAGGACATAATGGGCATAGTGACGGCGCACAGGCCCCCCTACGCCGCGACCGCCAGCGTATCCTACGTGCTGGACATGGTCAACAAGATAAAGACGGCCCTCGACTACGCCGAGGAGGGCCCCACCTTCCTGCACATACTAGCGCCCTGCGTCCCCGGGTGGCGCTACCCCGAAAACAAGACGGTGGAGGTGGCTAGGCTGGCGGTGGAGACGGGCTACTTCCCCCTCTACGAGTGGGACCACGGCAGATTTATCCTCAACCCGCCCAGCAACGCCCACCTAGACAGATCAAGGAGGAGGCCGCTCAAGGACTACCTAAGGCTCCAAGGCAGATTCGCCCACCTAACCGACGAGGAGATAGCGGAGCTAGAGAAGGAGCTCGACGCCTACTGGCAGTACCTCGCCAAGCTGGCCCAAGCCTTCGGGCCACGCGCGTGA
- a CDS encoding thiamine-phosphate kinase, protein MDEKEFLRSLLARLGAEENDVVYADGLALKIDGAAAATSKLPFQTWRDFGWRNVAAAYSDVRVKYVEPLYMLVSVTAPRLEEAAEVIEGVREAAERLSLRYVGGDLNQGGDVVVDVAIVGRAGPRIGRVPKPGDVLVTIPAYGYTGLAYRFWGERHPAVERGVAMLKRPEPLWPLPPPECVTASMDSSDGLGDVLWTMAKGVDIVVKRLPAPREVLELAEERGVEVGEVVFNGGEEFLPVFAVRRGCGVGEPYVEFAEAVEGEGRVVWENRELRWRGWSYFRRT, encoded by the coding sequence GTGGACGAGAAGGAGTTCCTCAGGTCGTTGCTGGCGAGGCTGGGGGCTGAGGAAAACGACGTCGTATATGCCGACGGACTTGCCCTGAAGATAGACGGCGCGGCGGCGGCGACGTCTAAGTTGCCGTTTCAGACCTGGAGGGACTTCGGCTGGAGAAACGTGGCGGCGGCCTACAGCGATGTCAGAGTGAAATACGTGGAGCCCCTCTACATGTTGGTTTCGGTAACAGCCCCCCGGCTGGAGGAGGCGGCGGAGGTTATAGAGGGGGTGAGGGAGGCGGCGGAGCGCCTCTCTCTGAGGTACGTCGGAGGCGACTTAAACCAGGGTGGAGACGTGGTGGTGGATGTGGCGATAGTGGGGAGGGCCGGCCCGAGGATTGGACGCGTGCCCAAGCCGGGGGACGTCCTCGTCACAATACCCGCCTACGGCTACACGGGCTTGGCCTACAGGTTCTGGGGGGAGCGGCACCCCGCCGTGGAGAGGGGAGTCGCCATGTTGAAAAGGCCTGAGCCGCTGTGGCCCCTCCCACCCCCAGAGTGCGTCACAGCCAGCATGGACTCGTCGGATGGGCTAGGCGACGTGTTGTGGACAATGGCTAAGGGCGTAGACATCGTGGTAAAGAGGCTCCCCGCGCCGCGGGAAGTGCTGGAGCTGGCCGAGGAGAGGGGGGTGGAGGTGGGGGAGGTGGTCTTCAACGGAGGCGAGGAGTTTCTGCCCGTGTTCGCAGTTAGGCGGGGCTGCGGCGTTGGGGAGCCATATGTTGAGTTTGCGGAGGCGGTCGAGGGAGAGGGGCGGGTTGTGTGGGAAAACAGAGAGCTCAGGTGGAGGGGCTGGTCCTACTTCAGGAGGACATAA
- a CDS encoding 2-oxoacid:acceptor oxidoreductase family protein yields MGLVELRFHGRGGQGMVTAAQVLAASAVLEGRYAQAFPEFGPERRGAPVKSYLRISDKPIYIREPIQRPDVVVVADPSLFKAENPLEGAKPTAVLVVNGLYKAPVKTYYIDATSLSMKILGRPIVNTAMIGAVVKATGVVSLASVGKALRKFFSGRLYELNLKLVEVAYQETREL; encoded by the coding sequence ATGGGACTCGTGGAGTTGCGTTTTCACGGCCGGGGGGGACAGGGCATGGTCACAGCCGCCCAGGTCTTAGCCGCCTCGGCTGTGTTGGAGGGGAGGTACGCTCAAGCCTTCCCCGAGTTTGGCCCAGAGCGCAGGGGGGCGCCCGTCAAGTCGTACCTAAGGATATCTGATAAGCCGATTTATATACGCGAGCCTATACAGCGCCCAGACGTGGTGGTTGTGGCAGACCCCTCCCTATTCAAGGCGGAGAATCCCCTTGAAGGGGCAAAGCCCACAGCCGTGCTTGTGGTAAACGGCCTCTACAAGGCGCCAGTAAAAACATATTACATAGACGCGACCTCTCTATCGATGAAGATCTTGGGCCGGCCCATCGTAAACACGGCAATGATCGGCGCCGTTGTGAAAGCCACGGGCGTGGTGTCTCTGGCGTCCGTCGGCAAAGCGTTGAGGAAGTTCTTCTCGGGTAGGCTCTACGAGCTAAACCTAAAGCTGGTGGAGGTGGCGTACCAAGAGACGAGAGAGCTATGA
- a CDS encoding carboxypeptidase-like regulatory domain-containing protein: protein MTRTILLTLGLAALMLAATTVVIPPTAKLEQIAYKVEETTLKIQGAGVATLARPYVTPGEGYVYAGMKIEFLGAYPSIQVGADGQISKTFDQNGFVSAVYVGPDASKVTLVNTAKDQVEVKVRITYTYVKASYIPLNGDTTLEVNVPDGKLAQGFNAMARLTIEPYASYVVKSVERPDGTPATVYRVEPKVVEINTPGKYKIVIGQGPAMPAAMLVKSLSKQTASVAPNGEFAVSGAEVGVPQGWKLLGYVVFAYTADANLIGKEVTGDIAISGGLVDTVTDVNQNIIVRSVSYLIPPVWNFNIRYKIAIVYGEGFKITSTLPSTVNVIYIPIVYKEAQVKWLPDRALVNVTDADVADGQWTAIVMQLPELARIVAIRTPGNAMISNATDVKLVWGGGLRAASISPDGRQAYLVVQMGDTKEVGTYTFIINWRPMRIPVVDTKGRPVSQLSATSDKFEAAASTGYVEVKVYKPEPFALDISYRGVKAAHVEVNSLIASPQPVTLGIYTVKIVVVGALNQPIAEASVAIEGFPASGKTDSSGAVKFPDVLAGTYKVNVDVGGRVKVSDTIDVNGDVEKVIKTPIVAVVGGVPITTLDAIATVGGLSAAGLYFAIKRRGEPVAEVEQI, encoded by the coding sequence ATGACAAGAACGATCCTACTTACGCTGGGGTTGGCCGCTCTGATGTTGGCGGCCACCACGGTGGTTATACCTCCAACCGCAAAACTGGAGCAGATAGCGTACAAGGTGGAGGAGACCACGCTGAAGATACAGGGCGCCGGCGTGGCGACGCTGGCGAGACCGTACGTCACGCCCGGCGAGGGCTACGTATACGCGGGCATGAAGATAGAGTTCCTCGGCGCATACCCCTCCATACAGGTGGGAGCCGACGGCCAGATAAGCAAGACCTTTGACCAAAACGGCTTCGTGTCCGCGGTGTATGTCGGCCCCGACGCCTCCAAGGTCACCCTGGTCAACACCGCTAAGGATCAGGTGGAGGTGAAGGTGAGGATCACCTACACCTACGTCAAGGCGAGCTACATCCCGCTCAACGGAGACACCACCCTTGAGGTCAACGTCCCAGACGGCAAGCTTGCCCAGGGCTTCAACGCCATGGCTAGGCTCACCATCGAGCCCTACGCCTCCTACGTCGTAAAGTCCGTGGAGAGGCCCGACGGCACCCCCGCCACTGTCTACAGGGTTGAGCCTAAGGTGGTGGAGATAAACACCCCGGGCAAGTACAAGATAGTCATCGGCCAGGGCCCGGCGATGCCCGCCGCTATGTTGGTCAAAAGCCTCTCTAAGCAGACCGCCTCCGTGGCGCCCAACGGAGAGTTCGCCGTATCCGGCGCAGAGGTGGGCGTCCCCCAGGGCTGGAAGCTACTCGGCTACGTGGTGTTCGCATACACAGCCGACGCCAACCTAATCGGCAAGGAGGTGACCGGCGACATCGCCATCTCCGGCGGCTTGGTGGACACCGTGACGGACGTCAACCAGAACATCATAGTTAGGAGCGTCTCGTACCTAATACCGCCCGTCTGGAACTTCAACATCAGGTACAAGATCGCGATAGTCTACGGCGAGGGCTTCAAGATAACCTCCACGCTGCCCAGCACCGTCAACGTGATATACATACCCATCGTGTACAAGGAGGCCCAGGTCAAGTGGTTGCCCGACAGAGCTCTGGTCAACGTGACCGACGCCGACGTGGCAGACGGCCAGTGGACTGCCATAGTGATGCAGCTACCCGAGCTGGCAAGGATAGTGGCCATTAGAACCCCCGGCAACGCCATGATATCAAACGCCACAGATGTCAAGCTGGTGTGGGGCGGCGGTCTGAGGGCGGCCTCCATATCGCCCGACGGGAGGCAGGCCTACCTAGTGGTGCAGATGGGAGACACCAAGGAGGTCGGCACCTACACCTTCATAATCAACTGGAGGCCCATGAGGATACCTGTGGTAGACACCAAGGGCCGTCCCGTGTCGCAGCTCTCCGCCACCTCCGACAAGTTCGAGGCGGCTGCCTCCACCGGCTACGTGGAGGTGAAGGTCTACAAGCCCGAGCCCTTCGCCCTAGACATCAGCTACAGGGGCGTCAAGGCGGCTCACGTCGAGGTGAACTCCCTAATCGCCAGCCCGCAGCCGGTGACTTTGGGCATATACACCGTCAAGATAGTGGTGGTCGGCGCCTTGAACCAGCCGATAGCGGAGGCGTCGGTGGCCATCGAGGGCTTCCCGGCCTCCGGCAAAACCGACAGCTCCGGCGCTGTGAAGTTCCCAGACGTGCTGGCCGGCACGTACAAGGTTAACGTCGACGTCGGAGGTAGGGTCAAGGTGAGCGACACTATCGACGTCAACGGAGACGTGGAGAAGGTCATAAAGACTCCGATAGTGGCCGTGGTAGGGGGCGTGCCGATAACCACGCTAGACGCCATCGCAACCGTCGGTGGACTCTCCGCGGCTGGGCTGTACTTCGCGATTAAGAGGAGAGGAGAGCCGGTAGCCGAAGTGGAACAGATTTAA